In the genome of Bacteroidales bacterium, one region contains:
- a CDS encoding ATP-binding protein: MVYRNFRFLVILRVALLVVTITVLAFLLQEARHLITSIILCGVVLFQIADLIRFVERTNIKLTHFLESIRHADFSTSFSDPGMGKSFQQLNQALNEVINNFKNTRTEKEEQYQYLQTLLQHVSIGVIAFRRDGKVDMINNALKRLLGINDLKHLSELKKVKEDLPEHLQSMKSDDKTLVKLFIHDEFLQVSVYATEFRMRGEDFKLVSLQNISSELEEKEIESWQRMIRVLTHEIMNSITPISSLAVTVNEMLFDLTGDKPDLKPLDPEGIGEVISALKTIEGRSQGLLNFVEIYRNLTRVPKPNFRYFPVRELFDRNLLLLKPKLDQLNIRCSCVVTPENLMLTADPDLVDQVIINLVLNAIDAVKNKENPQITARALTSSSGRVIIELIDNGYGIKPDIIDKIFMPFFTSKRDGSGIGLSLSRQIMRLHKGMISVKSLPGEGTTFTLTF; encoded by the coding sequence ATGGTCTATAGAAATTTCCGCTTCCTGGTCATCCTCCGGGTGGCGTTATTGGTGGTTACCATAACCGTTCTGGCATTTTTACTCCAGGAAGCCCGGCATTTAATCACCTCCATTATCCTGTGCGGCGTGGTCCTGTTCCAGATCGCCGACCTGATCCGGTTTGTTGAACGAACAAACATTAAACTCACCCACTTTCTGGAAAGCATCCGCCATGCCGATTTCAGCACTTCATTCTCCGATCCGGGGATGGGAAAAAGTTTCCAGCAGCTGAACCAGGCGCTGAACGAGGTCATTAACAACTTTAAAAACACGCGGACTGAGAAGGAAGAACAATACCAGTACCTTCAAACCCTGCTGCAGCACGTCAGCATCGGTGTGATAGCATTTCGCAGGGACGGCAAGGTTGATATGATCAACAATGCATTGAAACGCCTGCTTGGGATCAATGATCTCAAACATCTTTCCGAGCTGAAGAAAGTGAAAGAAGACCTTCCGGAACACCTTCAATCCATGAAGTCGGATGATAAAACCCTGGTCAAGCTGTTCATCCATGACGAATTCCTTCAGGTATCCGTTTATGCAACGGAATTCCGTATGAGGGGGGAGGACTTCAAGCTGGTTTCCCTGCAAAACATCAGCTCGGAGCTCGAAGAAAAGGAGATTGAATCGTGGCAGCGCATGATCCGGGTGCTGACCCACGAGATCATGAACTCGATCACACCCATCTCTTCCCTGGCCGTCACGGTGAATGAGATGCTGTTTGACCTCACCGGCGATAAACCGGATCTGAAGCCGCTCGACCCTGAAGGCATCGGCGAGGTCATCTCTGCCCTGAAGACCATCGAGGGCCGAAGCCAGGGGCTGCTCAATTTTGTCGAGATCTACCGCAACCTGACCCGCGTACCCAAGCCCAACTTCAGGTATTTTCCAGTCAGAGAGCTCTTCGACAGGAACCTGCTGTTGCTCAAACCCAAACTTGACCAGCTCAACATACGCTGTTCATGTGTGGTCACTCCGGAAAACCTGATGCTGACGGCCGATCCCGATCTGGTGGACCAGGTGATCATCAATCTGGTACTGAATGCCATTGACGCCGTGAAAAACAAGGAGAACCCCCAGATTACAGCCCGTGCCCTGACCAGCAGCAGCGGAAGGGTGATCATTGAACTGATCGATAATGGTTATGGCATCAAGCCGGATATCATTGACAAGATCTTCATGCCATTCTTCACATCCAAAAGAGACGGGTCAGGGATCGGGCTAAGCCTGTCGCGGCAGATCATGCGTCTGCACAAAGGGATGATCTCGGTGAAGTCGCTGCCGGGAGAAGGAACGACATTTACACTGACGTTTTGA
- a CDS encoding ABC transporter permease, with amino-acid sequence MFRYYLITAFRNMAKRRLYTVVNILGLAIGLTSFILISLYIIDETSYDKHHKNAERIYRVINKYDFQGIGEESSSSPAPLAFHLLAEYPDRIETVVRLFNNWLSPYFMAYGDKQFRENKYFFADSTVFQVFDIPFVQGDPATALSAPGSVVITESTAKRYFGSEDPMGKSLKVENMFSISVKGIIGDPIPQSHFTYDMLISMPTVFYEGKEPQTWVWNPFWTYILLKENTDKDEFMTLLPQFVNKYFYDAEKAHISLYLQPLTDIHLKSDLDYEIESNGNIISIRILGAIAGFLLIIAFINYVNLSTAMAAKRSREIGIRKVLGSYRKQLVFQFITESVVISIIGLIIALAMVEFLLPGFNDFTGKNVTSDYFLDPKKLSLLLLMTVLTGFIAGIYPAMYFSSFQPARVLRGDPERGHAGVSARKILIILQFTISITLIIWTIFMYRQLDLLNGSDLGFRKKDIAYLPVVFNPINQQYDEFKVRLLSSPDIFSVTSSDYIIGTDYNTHEFRPEGFPPDQWQFYPALIIDEDFIETFDIQVVAGRAYSEGSPADAEEGIMINEAMVKYLNWGSNEDALGKKFRTYMGREKVIGVFRDFQASSLHSGITPLVLSLDKMAYGIPDYRKYIVVRSQPGKLTEAINHTEKAWNEFVPDRPFGFLILENELENLYRDELIVSKLSAIFTLLVIFISILGLYGMASYVADQRTREIGIRRVMGASRYHIVQLLSRELNYLVLVSVVIAFPLTYLLVRNWLNDFTVQIRPDWKVFILAGLFALFIATLVSVYKALSTYRTKPVKTLKYE; translated from the coding sequence ATGTTCAGGTACTATCTCATAACAGCGTTCAGAAATATGGCCAAACGCAGGCTGTATACGGTAGTCAATATCCTTGGCCTGGCCATCGGACTGACCAGTTTCATTCTGATTTCGCTGTACATCATCGATGAGACGTCCTACGACAAACACCATAAGAATGCCGAGAGAATCTACCGCGTCATCAACAAGTATGATTTTCAGGGAATCGGTGAAGAGTCGTCCAGTTCGCCTGCCCCCCTGGCCTTTCACCTTCTGGCTGAATATCCCGACAGGATCGAAACCGTGGTCAGGCTTTTCAATAACTGGCTGTCTCCCTATTTCATGGCATACGGCGACAAGCAATTCAGGGAAAACAAATATTTTTTCGCTGATTCAACCGTGTTTCAGGTCTTCGACATTCCCTTCGTTCAGGGTGATCCTGCAACCGCCCTGAGCGCCCCTGGTTCGGTGGTGATCACCGAATCCACGGCAAAACGGTATTTTGGATCAGAAGATCCCATGGGAAAATCGCTGAAAGTTGAAAACATGTTCTCCATTAGCGTGAAAGGGATCATTGGCGATCCCATTCCGCAGTCCCATTTCACCTATGATATGCTGATCTCGATGCCCACTGTGTTTTACGAAGGAAAAGAACCTCAGACGTGGGTATGGAATCCGTTCTGGACCTACATTTTGCTGAAGGAAAACACGGATAAGGATGAGTTTATGACGTTGTTGCCGCAGTTTGTGAACAAGTACTTCTATGACGCGGAAAAGGCGCACATTTCACTGTACCTGCAGCCCCTGACGGATATCCACCTGAAGTCGGACCTGGATTATGAGATCGAGTCCAACGGCAACATCATCTCCATCCGGATCCTGGGAGCGATCGCCGGATTTTTGCTGATCATCGCTTTCATCAATTACGTCAACTTATCCACTGCGATGGCCGCCAAACGTTCAAGGGAAATCGGCATCAGGAAGGTGTTGGGCTCTTACAGAAAACAACTTGTATTTCAATTTATTACTGAATCAGTCGTGATCAGTATCATCGGATTGATCATTGCATTGGCCATGGTGGAATTTCTGCTGCCCGGTTTCAATGATTTTACCGGAAAAAATGTGACCAGCGACTATTTTCTCGATCCGAAAAAGCTTTCACTGTTATTGCTGATGACGGTCTTGACGGGTTTCATCGCGGGTATCTACCCTGCCATGTACTTTTCATCGTTTCAGCCGGCCAGGGTGCTCCGGGGTGATCCTGAACGGGGCCACGCTGGGGTGAGTGCCCGGAAAATACTCATCATCCTGCAGTTTACCATTTCCATCACACTGATCATCTGGACGATCTTCATGTACCGGCAGCTGGATCTCCTGAATGGATCTGACCTTGGTTTCAGGAAGAAAGACATTGCTTACCTGCCGGTGGTGTTCAATCCCATCAACCAGCAGTATGATGAATTCAAAGTCAGGCTGCTTTCCTCTCCTGATATATTTTCAGTGACCAGTTCGGATTATATCATTGGTACTGATTACAATACCCATGAATTTCGTCCGGAGGGTTTCCCGCCGGATCAATGGCAGTTCTATCCGGCCCTGATCATCGATGAGGATTTCATTGAAACCTTTGACATACAGGTGGTGGCAGGACGTGCCTACTCAGAGGGAAGTCCTGCCGATGCGGAAGAAGGGATCATGATCAATGAGGCCATGGTGAAATACCTGAACTGGGGATCCAATGAGGATGCGCTTGGAAAAAAATTCCGCACCTATATGGGACGTGAAAAAGTGATCGGCGTCTTCAGGGACTTTCAGGCATCTTCGCTGCATTCCGGGATCACTCCCCTAGTACTGAGTTTGGACAAGATGGCTTATGGAATTCCTGATTACCGGAAATACATTGTTGTCCGTTCCCAGCCGGGAAAGTTAACAGAAGCAATCAATCACACCGAAAAGGCATGGAACGAATTTGTACCTGACAGGCCGTTCGGATTCCTCATCCTGGAAAATGAACTTGAAAACCTGTACCGTGATGAGCTGATCGTGAGCAAGCTGTCTGCCATTTTCACACTGCTGGTCATCTTCATTTCCATCCTGGGATTGTATGGGATGGCCTCCTATGTGGCTGATCAGAGGACCCGAGAGATTGGCATACGACGGGTCATGGGTGCATCACGTTATCATATCGTGCAATTGCTCAGCCGTGAATTGAATTATCTGGTCCTGGTTTCAGTGGTGATCGCATTTCCCCTGACTTATCTGCTTGTAAGGAACTGGCTGAATGATTTTACAGTGCAGATCCGTCCGGACTGGAAAGTTTTTATTCTGGCAG
- a CDS encoding sigma-54 dependent transcriptional regulator, with protein MDKLDARILIVDDDEDVLLAAKLFLKQHFNIVHTEKNPENLPVLLKNESYDVILLDMNFSRDATSGKEGFYWLSKIIEIDPMAVVIFITGYGDIELAVQGIKEGATNFILKPWDNKKLLATITANLQVRQSKQELEDLRSRQKVLIANQDQGFGTLIGQSPSMEKMMAAVEKVARTDANVLLLGENGTGKELIARAIHRASVRKDEVFISVDLGAISETLFESELFGFKKGAFTDAREDRAGRFEAANKGTIFLDEIGNLSFGLQSKLLSVIQNRNVTRIGTNKEIPIDVRLLCATNMPLYQMVNEGKFRQDLLYRINTVEIMIPPLRERVEDIPLLVDHFLEIYCKKYKIPLKKLNPATLKRLEKHFWPGNIRELQHAVERAVIMSESGTLQPQDFFMSQVDDPDGQDTIIPSTNLEETEKMLIRKVVDKHGGNISKAAKELGLTRASLYRRIEKHGL; from the coding sequence ATGGATAAACTCGATGCAAGGATTCTCATTGTGGATGACGATGAGGATGTTTTACTGGCTGCAAAACTTTTTCTGAAGCAGCATTTCAACATTGTTCACACCGAAAAAAATCCGGAAAATCTGCCGGTGCTTCTGAAGAACGAAAGCTACGATGTGATCCTTCTGGATATGAATTTTTCGAGGGATGCCACCAGTGGCAAAGAAGGATTTTACTGGTTAAGCAAGATCATTGAGATCGATCCGATGGCGGTGGTCATTTTTATCACCGGATATGGTGATATTGAGCTTGCAGTTCAGGGGATCAAGGAAGGAGCGACCAATTTCATTCTCAAGCCGTGGGACAATAAAAAGCTGCTTGCCACCATCACGGCCAATCTGCAGGTCAGGCAATCCAAACAGGAGCTGGAAGATCTGCGGTCGCGCCAGAAAGTGCTCATTGCCAACCAGGACCAGGGATTTGGAACATTGATTGGCCAGTCGCCTTCCATGGAGAAAATGATGGCTGCCGTTGAAAAAGTTGCCCGAACAGATGCCAATGTTTTGCTGCTGGGTGAGAATGGAACGGGAAAGGAGCTGATAGCCCGTGCCATACACCGTGCCTCGGTGAGAAAAGATGAAGTGTTCATCAGTGTTGATCTGGGAGCGATCAGTGAAACGTTGTTTGAAAGCGAGCTGTTTGGATTTAAAAAAGGGGCGTTCACCGATGCCCGGGAAGACAGGGCCGGCCGGTTTGAAGCAGCAAACAAGGGTACCATCTTCCTCGATGAGATCGGTAACCTGTCGTTTGGCCTCCAATCAAAGCTCCTGAGTGTCATTCAGAACCGGAATGTCACCAGGATAGGCACCAATAAAGAAATCCCCATCGATGTCAGGCTACTGTGTGCCACCAACATGCCCCTTTACCAGATGGTCAATGAAGGTAAATTCAGGCAGGATTTACTTTACCGGATCAATACGGTCGAGATCATGATCCCTCCTTTACGTGAACGTGTCGAAGACATACCGTTGCTGGTGGATCACTTCCTGGAAATTTACTGCAAAAAGTACAAGATCCCTTTAAAGAAGCTGAATCCCGCGACACTAAAACGGCTGGAAAAGCATTTCTGGCCTGGTAACATCCGGGAGCTGCAGCATGCCGTTGAGCGGGCGGTCATCATGAGCGAATCCGGTACGCTCCAGCCGCAGGATTTCTTCATGTCGCAAGTGGATGATCCGGACGGTCAGGATACGATCATACCTTCCACCAATCTTGAAGAAACTGAAAAAATGCTGATCAGGAAGGTCGTCGACAAACACGGGGGCAATATCAGTAAAGCAGCCAAGGAGCTTGGACTGACAAGGGCTTCCCTTTATCGTAGAATCGAAAAACATGGTCTATAG
- a CDS encoding HlyD family efflux transporter periplasmic adaptor subunit, translated as MDRPLQKKKWTPARIIIILAGVAFAYLIIHLVFIRDTRSRMYVDPGQLSIVSVLRDKFQEFIPVDGIVYPKSTVYIDAVQGGVVEEVFVEDGALLKKGDPILKLSNPNMELSFMETETRIVEAINNLQNSKIDLERNKIFRQQEIVDLQYRIDQTTKDFKRTEVLYSDSLISTKEYEDAQRNYDFTLKQLLISLRLQRLDSLASVDQEKQIQQSIRRMYDNMGLLHKNLELLYIKAPVDGKLSSFNVEIGQTKSQGEHLGQIDLQDGFKLQANIDERYVSRVYTGQEAEMDFSGKTYQLAVHKIYTGVSGGSFPVDLLFTGEYPENIKRGQTIQLRLEFSRPTEAFIIKRGGFFQTTGGNWIYVVDPSGDFAIRRPIRLGSQNTYFYEVLEGLKEGEKVIVSSYEPFGDKEKLVFK; from the coding sequence ATGGACAGACCTTTACAGAAAAAAAAGTGGACACCTGCAAGGATCATTATAATCCTTGCAGGTGTGGCATTTGCTTACCTGATCATCCACCTTGTTTTTATACGGGATACCCGTTCCAGAATGTACGTTGATCCCGGTCAGCTATCCATCGTTTCAGTACTGCGGGATAAGTTTCAGGAATTCATTCCGGTCGACGGAATCGTCTATCCCAAAAGCACCGTTTACATTGATGCTGTCCAGGGTGGCGTTGTGGAGGAGGTCTTCGTGGAAGACGGGGCGTTGCTGAAAAAAGGAGATCCCATTCTCAAGCTGTCCAATCCGAACATGGAGTTGAGTTTCATGGAAACTGAGACCCGGATTGTGGAAGCCATTAATAATCTCCAGAATTCCAAGATCGACCTGGAACGAAACAAGATCTTCCGGCAACAGGAGATCGTCGATTTGCAGTATCGAATCGACCAGACTACCAAAGATTTCAAACGGACGGAAGTCCTTTATTCCGACAGCCTGATCTCCACCAAGGAGTACGAAGATGCCCAAAGGAATTATGATTTCACGCTGAAGCAGTTACTGATCTCCCTCAGGTTGCAACGCCTTGACTCACTGGCGAGTGTGGACCAGGAAAAGCAGATCCAGCAGTCGATCCGGCGTATGTACGACAACATGGGCCTGCTGCATAAGAACCTGGAACTTCTATACATAAAGGCACCGGTTGACGGGAAACTTTCTTCGTTTAATGTTGAGATCGGTCAGACCAAATCCCAGGGAGAACACCTCGGACAGATTGACCTTCAGGACGGATTCAAACTGCAGGCGAACATTGATGAACGATACGTTTCGAGAGTATACACCGGGCAGGAAGCAGAGATGGATTTCAGTGGCAAAACATATCAGCTGGCCGTGCATAAAATTTATACCGGTGTTTCAGGTGGCTCTTTTCCGGTGGATTTGTTATTTACAGGCGAGTACCCTGAAAACATCAAAAGGGGACAGACCATTCAGCTGCGGCTGGAATTCAGTCGCCCCACGGAGGCCTTCATCATTAAACGGGGCGGATTCTTTCAGACCACGGGTGGGAACTGGATCTATGTTGTGGACCCCTCCGGTGATTTTGCCATCAGGCGTCCCATCAGGCTGGGAAGCCAGAATACGTATTTTTATGAGGTTCTTGAAGGGCTGAAGGAAGGTGAAAAGGTGATCGTATCCTCCTACGAACCTTTCGGTGATAAAGAAAAACTTGTTTTCAAATAA